The region CTTAATAAGTTTTATGATTACTTTCACGAATATAACAAGCTAGACAATTTCAAAACTCTTGACGTAAGtttatttgtaaatatatgtcTATTAAACCAAGAAGGtgtttataaatttgtatatttatttatgtatttttttttatcccCTTTTTCAACAGAActttaacatatttttaaaggaTCTAATGGAGAACTGCAAAAAGCTCAACACCATGTACGAGCGACACTCACATACTTTGAAAAATGCTCTCATGCTAAAGGATGATGTAAGATTATTTCATGTCtacaaaatatgtataacaTACTTTGGCGTGGCAAGTGTTATACCCTTTACTCTACCGATCTTATTATCTTTCgcttatttttgttttatcttAGGTAAAcaagtatatatacatgcgTGAAAGCGAACGGTCAAACATAAGGTAATGCCATATGCACGAATATGTAGAAATGGCTTAATGTATTTTCCACCATTTCactattatgcatatatacaatttttttttttttttttcccacTATTCAGGATACAACAAATCCCCAATAACTGTCCAAGGGATGGTCATAATAGTCATAAGCctttttaatgaaatatgAAATTACAGTTTTATctgttaataaatttatttatatattttttttcgtaaaatgtatatacacACACATGATATggatattttgtttattggaaaaatataaaatatgttgacatattttatttaatatttatacttgttttgtataaacatatttgcTAAATTGTGTTTACCCTCTTACACAATTTGAGTAATTTGAAAattcaaattaaaaataataatagtaataataatagtaatataaataaaaaaaaacaaacaacCATTAAAGTATAATATTGAATAATTCAGGTTATACgacaatattttattttaatttttttttaaaaccgGCTAATTCAAATAGTTAcctatatatgtgtattattttgttctcttattttataaagacgtaaaaaattgttgacataaaataagtcatatattttttcgaCGAATAAAATGGGAATAGAAATGATTATGTAATTGTTGTTATGGTCAATATGTAGAATGGAAAGTTATCATTAATTTTGGTGTggtgaataaataaaagatagtaaaatattatttttcattgtttataattaaaaaatgaaataaaaaatcctTTTTACTTTTCCAATTTGAAgtatttgtaattttttaaaggaataatgtttaaatgaaaaatatcgaatacaacatttttatagaatataaaaaattattaaattattacaataaatatggatacaaataaaaatatatatgtttattgcttatttatttttttgttgttgTTACTATTTTATGTCATCGTTTGGGGTTataagtttttttatttttaaagccttttataataatcttcttttctttcactattataaataatactaaCTACCCATACATAGTGTACTAAacagtatatataataataagaatGTTAATTTGgagtatataattattatattatatatgttttactTCCCCTTCTCTTTCTATTATTGGAACAggaaattttatatatgccaatgttttttcacttattcttttatatattacttttatatattatatatacgtgcataatatatttcactttttcgtttaaaatataaatgaagctaaataataatttatataaaaatatgaagcGTTAAATATGgtgttattattaaaagtcCATGTAAGTACATTTATTCTACACcctctttttttctttttataatatatacttcAATATTTCTTtggatttttttataattgcACTATGgggatataatatataatttttggcaatatcaatatatttatttatatataataattattatgtaaattaaaaaatggcaTAGGTTTAATAATAGCATAATAATGGTACGgtacaataataataatattaaaataggGGTTTGCATACtttgatattatttatgtatattgcttatttatactatttttatcggtatacaaataaacataattaatgcttaatttttttctatggcctacatataataataaatatatatatgtatgcatatttaatggattttataaaataaaaaataaaaaaaagtagtaaattaaaattattaaaaaaatacaaaaaaattatataaaaaataatatatttttattattttataaaaaacaccaaaaaacttaaaaaattaaagatcataaaaaaaaacaaaaaaataaaataaaaaaacataaaaaaaacaaaaaacaaaaaccaaaaaatacaaaaaaaagcataaaaacaaaaaatacaaaaaaataaaaaagacccaaaataatagaacattataaacaaatccaagaatatataattaaaaaaaatttttaaataaggccagtaaagataataaaaacaaacaggtaatatattaaataagaaAGAAgattgaaaattatatataagcatatatgtatatgtatatgtatataatttaccAAAAGGCTTCTACATTTATAAATGTGGCAGTATAAACTTTTCTACCATATAATAAGCACATAAAAACGTGCTACATTCATTCTATGCATATTTCAAacattattacatattctATGTGTGGGTATATACCTCCAACGGTTTATACTGTTCCGCATTCtgcttaatatataaactgCTCATACATTAGTAGTGctagaaaatattatctaaatatttttcatatgcatatatggCCCATTTTGGGAATTGGCCTATTCTTCATtgtgttaatattttagcTTGTCAgtactaattttttttttttttgcagcTAGCCAAAATGATAGCCAACAGTACGAATATAATGCCCCCAAGTTTTTCCACAGCATCGCTTTATGTTGGTGATTTGAGCGAAGATGTAACTGAAGCAgttttatatgaaatatttaacaCCGTTGGGCATGTGTTATCTATAAGAGTTTGTAGAGATAGTGTAACAAGAAAGTCTTTAggatatgcatatgtaaACTATCATAATTTAGCAGATGCAGAAAGAGCATTAGATActttaaattatacaaatataaaaggaCAACCAGCTAGATTAATGTGGAGTCATAGAGATCCATCATTACGTAAAAGTGGGActggaaatatatttgtaaaaaatttagataAAACTATAGATAATAAAGCTTTATTTGACACATTTAGTATGTTTggtaatatattatcatgtAAAGTTGCAACAGATGAATTTggaaaaagtaaaaattatgGTTTTGTACATTATGAAGATGAAGAAAGTGCAAAAGAAGCTATTGAAAAAGTTAATGGAATGCAATTAGGatcaaaaaatgtatatgtaggtcattttattaaaaaatcagAAAGAGCTACTAATGAtacaaaatttacaaacttatatgtaaaaaattttccTGACACTGTAACTGAAGAACATCtaaaacaattatttaGTCCCTATGGTGAAATAACATCTATGATAGTAAAATCAGACAATAAAAATCGAAAGTTTTgctttattaattattctGATGCAGATAGTGCAAGAAATGCTatggaaaatttaaatggaaaaaaaattacagaGGATGGAAAAATAGATCATAATTATGATCCTACAAAAGAGGAGGCTGAAAAAGCAGCAAATGAAAACTCTAATAATACTACATCTGATGAAAATGCTACAACATCTGAAGCAACagcagaaaaaaaaacagacTCTGAATCAGCTACTAATAAAGATGCAGCAACAAAAGAAGATCAAACAAGTGCAAATGGAACAACTACCACTGTCACATCTACAACAGATGCAGATGCAAAAACTGATAAAGCAACTAATGATAGTACtgctgaaaaaaaagatagcAAAAAATCTGGAGAAAGCACTGAAACACcaaacatattatatgtagGTCCTCATCAATCTAGAGCAAGAAGACATGCACTCCTAAAAGCAAAATTTGATACATTAAATACTGAAAGTCGAAATAAACATCCAGGtgttaatttatatataaaaaatttagatGATTCTATGAATGATCAAACACTTAAAGAATTATTTGAACCATATGGAACTATTACATCTGCAAAAGTTATGAAAGATGATAAAGATCAAAGCAAAGGATTTGGATTTGTATGTTTTGGAACCCATGAAGAAGCAAATAAAGCAGTAACAGAAatgcatttaaaaataataaatggaaaACCATTATATGTAGGATTAGCTGAAAAAAGAGAACAAAGATTAACAAGATTACAACAAAGATTTCGTATGCATCCAATAAGACatcatattaataattcattGAATTCTCCAATGCAATATCCAAATAGTCAAACACCACAATTACAATTTAATCAAAATGCATTGAGTTATGGTCGACCTGTAATTACAACTtttaatcaaaataatttaatatcatGGAGACACCAACAAGCAGCAGCCCAACAACAAGCAGTACATCAACAAGCTGCTGCACAACAACAATTGGGTTTTAATGCAGGTTTAAGAGgacaaataaatcaaatgcGATTGTatacacaaaataatatgatgaATCATAATATGGGTCAAAATAAAGCTAATCAGCAATTACATCATAATCAACAATACCCTATGGGACCAAATCCTCAACATCAACAAGGAAATTTGAATGCACCAGGACAAGCCAATCCTCAACAATTACAAGGAGCAGCACCAGTTCCAGCTAAccaattattaaataataacatgAGAAACATGAATGGTAGAGGAAATAGAAATTTACCAGGTATGAATATGCAATCACCAAAACAAATGCCTTTAAATATGGTAGGAGGAAAACAAAACAACCCTCAACAAAATCAAGCACAAGGACCACCTCAAGGACAACCACAAGGTCAAACACCACCATCACAACAAAAAGCTGGTCAACCAATGCAACAACAACCAATCCCACAAAATAACAACTTTAAATTTACATCTCAAGCTAGAAATCGTATGGAACtaccaaataaaaatgcaaataaagtaaataatatgaataatatgaCTCCaggatataataataatactacATTAACTGCTGCAGCATTAGCATCTGCTCCACCTTCAATGCAAAAACAAGTACTTGGTGAAAATTTATTCCCATTAGTTGCTAACTATCATCCTACATTAGCTGGAAAAATTACTGGTATGATGCTTGAAATGGATAATTcagaattattaattttattagaaaatgaagatcaacttaaaaagaaaattgaTGAGGCCCTTGCAGTTTTGCAAAATGCCAAATAAGTTTCTTTGagatttttatgaattttgGGTCACCGAGAAATTTGTTTCTCAAGCGCACGCTGGCGTGTACGTTTGCACGGAAGCTGcgcataatataaaaattaaaatgaattaaatataattaaaagaaagCAGCTTTCACGTATagtacttttatttttatatgtgtatGTATGTACTGAAGACGGCTATGAATATATAccatgtgtatatatattatgcacattttttttgcagaaaaaataagagaGAGTATTCGAATTATGTgtacaaatttattaagcatagaatttttttgtatctaaaagaattaaaagaGCATTTTAAacctatttttatataagaaaaaataatgttttgAATTTAGCATACTTAATGCAGATATTGAAATAaagtaaaagaaaaaaaaaaaaaaaatatatatattgctGTATGAGCAATATGCATGttaatatgtatttatgaatttatgcataattcatttgaaaataatattttatatttatatagacGCATATTTTGTTGTTCATACttgtatgtatatttgtatgcatttggtatattaataatttttttttcttatatctatttatgtatatgcatatatatttaccgCGTAATCCCTATTTTGCTCTTatcaacatttttaattttaatatttttaaagaacACTGTGTAAagctatattatttaaagagaaaaaaaaaatgatataagcCCATGCACTCTTTATCACGATAAATTTTATCgttacaaaaaaagaaaaatgctAAAGTAGTAGTGTCATATGATGACTATGGCTgtaaaatgaatttttaatttttataattagcTATGTTCCATTCTTTTATTGTCGTCAATAAggttttattaaaataagaaaTGTGTTGTTGTTccttaaaaattaaaaatatatatactttttttaaactataagaaaaatatgaatcatattttgtatCGTTATAATAACCTCATTATTATGCAGGGTTTTTCcccatatattttcaaaataattaagttttatatttatgaaaatattttaaatggcATATTTACAAAGACACCccaaaatatgtatataataattttatttatatgataaagaattaatttattacttATCAACATTCTGTCATAATTTTCAACTAtgagaaaaattaaaaaaaaaaggcatattatttatagggttattttaaattttgcaAGTTTAATTTTcaatgaaaaattttattaaagttattattttttagctTTATACAATGAGAAATATGCAAAGTATagcttaaaaaaaaatgtaataccAATAATACGtagtatgcatatataagctgaatatatggaaaaaataggCGGCGTTGTtctgtttatatttttaaatcaatactgtgataatatttaaaaaactaaaaaactatattgttttgttttccttattatgaatatttgttcgtttgtttttataatttatagtacgaaaaaaaaattgccatcctatttttcaaaatttgaAGAATGCCattcacaaaaaaaattaatttaggaaaattaatatttgaaataaagtgattaattttatataaatatcgttttaaaaaaatgtcaaacaatatcaaaataaagGACTAAAtgctaatatatatatttatgtatatatgagTATGGTTTGTTATTTATccattttgttaataatataaattcattttgaatggttaaaaataaacattaaCGGCAAggtaaaaatagtaaatagAAAACCCAAGTAGAAATATCCAATACATATACAATACATATAAACACGTCAAATGATATATActtaagaaaataaaaccggtttatatacatatacatactTTGTATTTACCCATAAGTATAAAATTTGGTGAAATATAGTATGAGTGCTAATATTTTCGAAGGGGCCACTGTCCTAATTGATGATGGCTTTTATACCTCT is a window of Plasmodium vinckei vinckei genome assembly, chromosome: PVVCY_14 DNA encoding:
- a CDS encoding polyadenylate-binding protein, putative — protein: MIANSTNIMPPSFSTASLYVGDLSEDVTEAVLYEIFNTVGHVLSIRVCRDSVTRKSLGYAYVNYHNLADAERALDTLNYTNIKGQPARLMWSHRDPSLRKSGTGNIFVKNLDKTIDNKALFDTFSMFGNILSCKVATDEFGKSKNYGFVHYEDEESAKEAIEKVNGMQLGSKNVYVGHFIKKSERATNDTKFTNLYVKNFPDTVTEEHLKQLFSPYGEITSMIVKSDNKNRKFCFINYSDADSARNAMENLNGKKITEDGKIDHNYDPTKEEAEKAANENSNNTTSDENATTSEATAEKKTDSESATNKDAATKEDQTSANGTTTTVTSTTDADAKTDKATNDSTAEKKDSKKSGESTETPNILYVGPHQSRARRHALLKAKFDTLNTESRNKHPGVNLYIKNLDDSMNDQTLKELFEPYGTITSAKVMKDDKDQSKGFGFVCFGTHEEANKAVTEMHLKIINGKPLYVGLAEKREQRLTRLQQRFRMHPIRHHINNSLNSPMQYPNSQTPQLQFNQNALSYGRPVITTFNQNNLISWRHQQAAAQQQAVHQQAAAQQQLGFNAGLRGQINQMRLYTQNNMMNHNMGQNKANQQLHHNQQYPMGPNPQHQQGNLNAPGQANPQQLQGAAPVPANQLLNNNMRNMNGRGNRNLPGMNMQSPKQMPLNMVGGKQNNPQQNQAQGPPQGQPQGQTPPSQQKAGQPMQQQPIPQNNNFKFTSQARNRMELPNKNANKVNNMNNMTPGYNNNTTLTAAALASAPPSMQKQVLGENLFPLVANYHPTLAGKITGMMLEMDNSELLILLENEDQLKKKIDEALAVLQNAK